A part of Streptomyces sp. NBC_00557 genomic DNA contains:
- the atpD gene encoding F0F1 ATP synthase subunit beta: MTTTVETATATGRVARVIGPVVDVEFPVDAMPDIYQALHVEVADPANQGEKKTLTLEVAQHLGDGLVRAISMQPTDGLVRQAPVVDTGAPITVPVGDFTKGKVFNTLGEVLNVDESYDGERWPIHRKAPNFDELESKTEMFETGVKVIDLLTPYVKGGKIGLFGGAGVGKTVLIQEMIYRVANNHDGVSVFAGVGERTREGNDLIEEMSDSGVIDKTALVFGQMDEPPGTRLRVALAGLTMAEYFRDVQKQDVLFFIDNIFRFTQAGSEVSTLLGRMPSAVGYQPNLADEMGLLQERITSTRGHSITSMQAIYVPADDLTDPAPATTFAHLDATTVLSRPISEKGIYPAVDPLDSTSRILDPRYISQDHYECAMRVKGILQKYKDLQDIIAILGIDELGEEDKLVVHRARRVERFLSQNTHVAKQFTGVDGSDVPLDESIAAFNAICDGEYDHFPEQAFFMCGGLEDLKKNAKELGVS, translated from the coding sequence ATGACCACCACTGTTGAGACCGCGACGGCTACGGGCCGCGTCGCCCGGGTCATCGGCCCGGTCGTCGACGTGGAGTTCCCCGTCGACGCGATGCCGGACATCTACCAGGCCCTGCACGTCGAGGTCGCCGACCCGGCGAACCAGGGCGAGAAGAAGACGCTGACCCTGGAGGTCGCCCAGCACCTGGGTGACGGTCTGGTCCGCGCGATCTCCATGCAGCCGACCGACGGTCTGGTCCGCCAGGCCCCGGTCGTCGACACCGGCGCGCCGATCACCGTGCCGGTCGGCGACTTCACCAAGGGCAAGGTGTTCAACACCCTCGGTGAGGTGCTGAACGTCGACGAGTCCTACGACGGCGAGCGCTGGCCGATCCACCGCAAGGCCCCGAACTTCGACGAGCTCGAGTCCAAGACCGAGATGTTCGAGACGGGCGTCAAGGTCATCGACCTGCTCACCCCGTACGTCAAGGGCGGCAAGATCGGTCTGTTCGGCGGCGCCGGCGTCGGCAAGACGGTGCTCATCCAGGAGATGATCTACCGTGTCGCCAACAACCACGACGGTGTCTCCGTGTTCGCCGGTGTCGGCGAGCGCACCCGTGAGGGCAACGACCTGATCGAGGAGATGTCCGACTCGGGCGTCATCGACAAGACCGCGCTGGTCTTCGGCCAGATGGACGAGCCCCCGGGCACCCGTCTGCGCGTCGCGCTGGCCGGCCTGACCATGGCCGAGTACTTCCGCGACGTCCAGAAGCAGGACGTGCTGTTCTTCATCGACAACATCTTCCGCTTCACGCAGGCCGGTTCCGAGGTCTCCACGCTGCTCGGCCGTATGCCGTCCGCGGTGGGTTACCAGCCGAACCTGGCCGACGAGATGGGCCTCCTGCAGGAGCGCATCACCTCGACCCGCGGTCACTCGATCACGTCGATGCAGGCGATCTACGTCCCCGCCGACGACCTGACCGACCCGGCCCCGGCCACCACCTTTGCCCACCTCGACGCGACGACGGTTCTGTCCCGTCCGATCTCCGAGAAGGGCATCTACCCGGCCGTGGACCCGCTGGACTCCACGTCCCGGATCCTGGACCCGCGCTACATCTCGCAGGACCACTACGAGTGCGCCATGCGCGTCAAGGGGATCCTGCAGAAGTACAAGGACCTCCAGGACATCATCGCGATCCTCGGCATCGACGAGCTGGGCGAGGAGGACAAGCTCGTCGTCCACCGTGCCCGTCGCGTGGAGCGCTTCCTGTCCCAGAACACCCACGTCGCCAAGCAGTTCACCGGCGTGGACGGCTCGGACGTGCCGCTCGACGAGTCGATCGCCGCGTTCAACGCGATCTGCGACGGCGAGTACGACCACTTCCCCGAGCAGGCGTTCTTCATGTGCGGTGGTCTCGAGGACCTGAAGAAGAACGCGAAGGAGCTGGGCGTCTCCTGA
- a CDS encoding F0F1 ATP synthase subunit gamma translates to MGAQLRVYKRRIRSVSATKKITKAMEMIAASRVVKAQRKVAASTPYANELTRAVTAVGTGSNTKHPLTTEAENPTRAAVLLLTSDRGLAGAFNSNAIKTAEQLTERLERDGKQVDTYIVGRRGVAHYNFRERKVAESWTGFTDEPTYADAKKVAAPLIEAIEKETADGGVDELHIVYTEFVSMMTQTALDARLLPLRLEEVAEEAHPKGEILPLYEFEPSAEDVLDALLPRYVESRIYNALLQSAASKHAATRRAMKSATDNAGELIETLTRLANQARQAEITQEISEIVGGASALADATAGSDR, encoded by the coding sequence ATGGGAGCCCAGCTCCGGGTCTACAAGCGTCGCATCCGATCCGTCAGCGCGACCAAGAAGATCACGAAGGCGATGGAGATGATCGCCGCCTCGCGCGTCGTCAAGGCGCAGCGCAAGGTGGCGGCCTCCACGCCGTACGCGAACGAGCTGACGCGTGCGGTCACGGCGGTCGGCACCGGCTCGAACACCAAGCACCCGCTCACCACGGAGGCGGAGAACCCGACCCGTGCCGCGGTCCTGCTCCTCACGAGCGACCGCGGTCTGGCCGGCGCCTTCAACTCCAACGCCATCAAGACGGCGGAGCAGCTGACCGAGCGCCTGGAGCGCGACGGCAAGCAGGTCGACACGTACATCGTCGGCCGGCGCGGTGTCGCCCACTACAACTTCCGTGAGCGCAAGGTCGCGGAGTCGTGGACGGGCTTCACCGACGAGCCGACGTACGCGGACGCCAAGAAGGTCGCGGCGCCCCTGATCGAGGCCATCGAGAAGGAGACGGCGGACGGCGGCGTGGACGAACTCCACATCGTCTACACCGAGTTCGTCTCGATGATGACGCAGACGGCGCTGGACGCCCGGCTGCTGCCGCTGCGCCTCGAGGAGGTCGCGGAGGAGGCTCACCCGAAGGGCGAGATCCTCCCGCTGTACGAGTTCGAGCCCTCGGCGGAGGACGTCCTCGACGCCCTGCTGCCGCGGTACGTGGAGAGCCGCATCTACAACGCGCTGCTCCAGTCGGCCGCTTCGAAGCACGCCGCCACGCGGCGCGCGATGAAGTCGGCCACGGACAACGCCGGAGAGCTCATCGAGACGCTCACCCGGCTTGCCAACCAGGCCCGCCAGGCCGAAATCACCCAGGAAATCAGCGAGATCGTCGGTGGCGCCAGCGCCCTGGCCGACGCGACCGCGGGGAGTGACCGATAA
- the atpA gene encoding F0F1 ATP synthase subunit alpha, whose protein sequence is MAELTIRPEEIRDALETFVQSYKPDAASREEVGTVTLAGDGIAKIEGLPSAMANELLKFEDGTLGLALNLEEREIGAIVLGEFSGIEEGQPVTRTGEVLSVAVGEGYLGRVVDPLGNPIDGLGEIETDSRRALELQAPTVMQRKSVHEPMETGYKAVDAMTPIGRGQRQLIIGDRQTGKTALAVDTIINQRDNWRSGDPKKQVRCIYVAIGQKGSTIAGVRRALEENGALEYTTIVAAPASDPAGFKYLAPYTGSAIGQHWMYQGKHVLIIFDDLSKQADAYRAVSLLLRRPPGREAYPGDVFYLHSRLLERCAKLSDDMGAGSMTGLPIVETKANDVSAFIPTNVISITDGQCFLESDLFNAGQRPALNVGISVSRVGGSAQHKAMKQVSGRLRVDLAQFRELEAFAAFGSDLDAASKAQLERGQRMVELLKQDQYQPMSTEDQVVSVWAGTTGKMDDVPVADIRRFEKELLEFLHRKHQPLMTSIKEGGKMSDDTLTAVADAIAEFKKQFETSDGKLLGEDVPAAAAK, encoded by the coding sequence ATGGCGGAGCTCACGATCCGGCCGGAGGAGATCCGGGACGCACTGGAGACCTTCGTCCAGTCGTACAAGCCGGACGCGGCCTCGCGCGAGGAGGTCGGTACGGTCACCCTTGCCGGCGACGGCATCGCGAAGATCGAGGGTCTTCCCTCGGCCATGGCCAACGAACTGCTGAAGTTCGAGGACGGCACCCTCGGCCTCGCCCTCAACCTCGAGGAGCGCGAGATCGGTGCCATCGTCCTCGGCGAGTTCAGCGGCATCGAGGAGGGTCAGCCGGTCACCCGCACCGGCGAGGTCCTCTCCGTCGCGGTGGGCGAGGGCTACCTCGGCCGCGTCGTCGACCCGCTCGGCAACCCGATCGACGGCCTCGGCGAGATCGAGACCGACAGCCGGCGCGCGCTGGAACTGCAGGCCCCCACGGTCATGCAGCGCAAGTCGGTGCACGAGCCGATGGAGACCGGCTACAAGGCCGTCGACGCGATGACCCCGATCGGCCGCGGTCAGCGTCAGCTGATCATCGGTGACCGCCAGACGGGCAAGACCGCCCTGGCCGTCGACACGATCATCAACCAGCGCGACAACTGGCGCTCGGGCGACCCGAAGAAGCAGGTCCGCTGCATCTACGTCGCCATCGGCCAGAAGGGCTCCACCATCGCCGGCGTGCGCCGCGCGCTGGAGGAGAACGGCGCCCTGGAGTACACGACCATCGTCGCCGCCCCGGCGTCCGACCCGGCCGGCTTCAAGTACCTGGCGCCGTACACCGGTTCGGCCATCGGCCAGCACTGGATGTACCAGGGCAAGCACGTCCTGATCATCTTCGACGACCTGTCGAAGCAGGCCGACGCCTACCGCGCCGTGTCCCTGCTGCTGCGCCGCCCGCCGGGCCGTGAGGCCTACCCGGGTGACGTCTTCTACCTGCACTCCCGGCTGCTGGAGCGCTGCGCCAAGCTCTCCGACGACATGGGCGCCGGCTCGATGACCGGTCTGCCGATCGTCGAGACCAAGGCCAACGACGTCTCGGCGTTCATCCCGACCAACGTCATCTCCATCACCGACGGCCAGTGCTTCCTGGAGTCGGACCTGTTCAACGCCGGTCAGCGCCCCGCGCTGAACGTCGGTATCTCCGTCTCCCGAGTCGGCGGTTCCGCCCAGCACAAGGCGATGAAGCAGGTCTCCGGCCGTCTGCGCGTGGACCTCGCCCAGTTCCGTGAGCTGGAGGCCTTCGCTGCCTTCGGTTCCGACCTGGACGCTGCGTCGAAGGCGCAGCTGGAGCGCGGTCAGCGCATGGTCGAGCTGCTGAAGCAGGACCAGTACCAGCCGATGTCCACCGAGGACCAGGTCGTCTCCGTGTGGGCCGGCACCACCGGCAAGATGGACGACGTCCCGGTCGCCGACATCCGCCGCTTCGAGAAGGAGCTGCTGGAGTTCCTGCACCGCAAGCACCAGCCGCTCATGACCTCCATCAAGGAGGGCGGCAAGATGTCGGACGACACCCTCACGGCCGTCGCCGACGCGATCGCGGAGTTCAAGAAGCAGTTCGAGACGAGCGACGGCAAGCTGCTCGGCGAGGACGTTCCTGCCGCTGCCGCCAAGTGA